The following are encoded together in the Phaenicophaeus curvirostris isolate KB17595 unplaced genomic scaffold, BPBGC_Pcur_1.0 scaffold_320, whole genome shotgun sequence genome:
- the LOC138734937 gene encoding apolipoprotein C-II-like, protein MHPKTTAATLLLLLGLAAAAPPDTPSPADAFSKLRNFLGGLNLQAAQERIQDAYARGSEAVMTYTGILGDQLYHWWQGEE, encoded by the exons atGCACCCCAAAACGACGGCGGCgacgctgctgctgctgctgggactgg cggccgccgccccccccgacacccccagccccgccgATGCCTTCTCCAAGCTCCGGAACTTCTTAGGGGGCCTCAACCTCCAAGCGGCTCAAGAACGGATCCA AGACGCCTACGCCAGGGGGTCCGAGGCCGTGATGACCTACACGGGGATCCTGGGGGACCAGCTCTACCACTGGTGGCAGGGGGAGgagtga